One genomic window of Marinobacter arenosus includes the following:
- the mpl gene encoding UDP-N-acetylmuramate:L-alanyl-gamma-D-glutamyl-meso-diaminopimelate ligase, which translates to MHIHILGICGTFMGSLAVLARELGHTVTGSDQGVYPPMSTQLEAQGIQLMEGYSADHLEPAPDLVLIGNAMSRGNEEVEAVLNQNIDYMSGPEWLAREVLRHRWVLAVAGTHGKTTTTSMLLWILEQAGFEPGYLVGGVPNDFPVSARLGNSDFFVIEADEYDSAFFDKRSKFIHYRPHTLILNNLEFDHADIFDNVEAIERQFHHLVRTVPSRGLIIRPAVDAHLDNALELGCWSPVQDTAIGSETPRTSDWRAELLSEDGSRFMVIHHEQPVATLKWSQTGMHNVRNALAAIAAARHVGVTPDHAVAALCRFSGVKRRMELLADVGGVRVYDDFAHHPTAIATTLEGLRAQVGDEPIVALIEPRSNTMKQGVHQKTLLPSAAAADRVLWANLNGMAWLPELVADWQSGHDDAGQHSVEASVDSLIGRALDDLPSPCHIVIMSNGGFGGIHGKLVAALERIQN; encoded by the coding sequence ATGCATATTCATATCCTGGGGATCTGTGGCACCTTTATGGGCAGCCTTGCGGTGTTGGCGCGGGAACTGGGCCATACCGTCACCGGTTCCGACCAGGGCGTCTATCCACCCATGAGTACCCAGCTGGAAGCTCAGGGCATCCAACTCATGGAAGGCTACAGCGCTGACCACCTCGAGCCGGCACCGGATCTGGTGCTGATTGGCAACGCCATGTCACGGGGCAATGAGGAGGTGGAAGCGGTCCTCAACCAGAACATCGATTACATGTCAGGGCCCGAATGGTTGGCCCGGGAAGTGCTGAGGCACCGCTGGGTGCTTGCCGTGGCGGGCACCCACGGCAAAACCACGACCACCTCCATGCTGCTGTGGATTCTGGAGCAGGCCGGGTTTGAGCCGGGTTACCTCGTCGGTGGGGTGCCCAACGACTTCCCGGTGTCGGCGCGACTCGGCAACAGCGATTTCTTTGTTATCGAGGCCGACGAATACGACAGCGCGTTCTTCGACAAGCGCTCGAAGTTCATTCACTACCGACCCCACACCCTGATTCTGAACAACCTGGAATTTGACCACGCCGATATCTTCGACAACGTCGAAGCCATCGAGCGACAGTTCCATCATCTCGTCCGAACCGTGCCTTCCCGGGGGCTGATCATCCGGCCGGCGGTGGATGCGCATCTGGACAATGCCCTGGAGCTGGGTTGCTGGAGCCCGGTCCAGGACACGGCTATCGGTAGCGAAACTCCCCGCACTTCGGACTGGCGGGCCGAGCTGCTATCGGAGGACGGTAGCCGATTCATGGTCATCCACCATGAACAGCCGGTGGCGACACTGAAGTGGTCCCAGACTGGCATGCACAACGTGCGCAATGCCCTGGCTGCGATCGCCGCCGCCCGTCACGTGGGGGTGACGCCGGACCACGCCGTGGCGGCCTTGTGCCGGTTCTCCGGCGTGAAGCGCAGAATGGAACTGTTGGCCGATGTGGGCGGGGTCCGGGTCTACGACGACTTCGCCCATCACCCGACAGCCATCGCGACCACGCTCGAAGGGCTGCGGGCGCAGGTGGGGGACGAACCGATCGTCGCGCTGATTGAACCCCGTTCCAACACCATGAAGCAGGGTGTGCACCAGAAAACATTGCTGCCAAGCGCTGCAGCCGCTGATCGGGTGCTTTGGGCCAACCTCAACGGCATGGCGTGGTTGCCAGAGCTGGTGGCCGACTGGCAGTCCGGTCACGACGATGCCGGCCAGCACAGTGTTGAAGCGTCGGTGGATAGCCTCATCGGCCGGGCGTTGGACGATCTCCCGAGTCCCTGCCACATTGTCATTATGAGCAACGGCGGATTTGGCGGTATCCACGGCAAACTCGTTGCCGCGCTTGAACGTATCCAGAACTGA
- a CDS encoding flavin prenyltransferase UbiX has translation MTEHSQQARTINLAFTGASGAQYGLRLLQCLVAAGCRVHVMISRAAQVVIATETDLKLPGTPPGMQATLTEWAQADLGQVLVFGREDWFAPPASGSGEKAPLVICPCSTGTLSALATGASNNLIERAGDVALKERRPLILVPREAPFSEVHLENMLKLNRMGAVIMPASPGFYHKPASVQDLVDFVVARVLDHLDIPQDLMPRWGEERAQAKRNAPT, from the coding sequence ATGACCGAGCATTCCCAGCAGGCGCGCACCATCAATCTGGCGTTCACCGGCGCGTCCGGTGCCCAGTACGGGCTGCGTCTCCTGCAATGTCTGGTTGCGGCCGGCTGTCGGGTTCATGTCATGATCAGCCGGGCGGCGCAGGTGGTGATAGCCACAGAAACCGATCTGAAACTGCCGGGCACGCCGCCGGGGATGCAGGCAACCCTGACCGAGTGGGCGCAGGCGGATCTGGGGCAGGTGCTGGTGTTCGGCCGGGAAGACTGGTTTGCACCGCCGGCGTCGGGCTCCGGGGAAAAAGCGCCCCTGGTGATCTGCCCCTGCAGCACCGGCACCCTCTCCGCCCTTGCCACGGGCGCCAGCAACAACCTCATCGAGCGGGCCGGTGATGTGGCTCTGAAGGAGCGTCGGCCGTTGATCCTGGTGCCGAGGGAAGCACCGTTTTCCGAGGTTCATCTGGAAAACATGCTGAAGCTGAACCGGATGGGTGCCGTGATCATGCCGGCCAGCCCCGGTTTCTACCACAAGCCGGCATCGGTGCAGGACCTAGTGGATTTTGTGGTGGCCCGTGTGCTGGATCATCTCGATATTCCCCAGGACCTGATGCCTCGCTGGGGCGAGGAACGAGCGCAAGCCAAGCGCAACGCACCAACCTGA
- a CDS encoding acyl-CoA dehydrogenase family protein — MIPRTLFDADLEGFRDSVRKFLEQEAAPYHEQWEKDGQVSRELWQKAGELGFLCPTMPEEYGGVGADFRYSAVIMEEVSRAGLSGIGWGLHSDIVAPYILNYGSEEQKQHYLPKLVSGEMITAIAMTEPGAGSDLQGVKTTAVKNGDHYVLNGSKTFITNGQLADLVIVVAKTDPKEGAKGTSLLLVESAWEGFEKGQNLNKVGMKAQDTSELFFQDVKVPVTHLLGSMEGQGFFQLMQELPAERLQVALSAVAAAEAAWQWTLDYVKERKAFGKPVIKFQNTRFKMAEMKAEITAARVFTDRCLELHLDKKLDIPTAAMLKQLTTDLQCKVMDECVQLHGGYGYMWEYPIARAWADSRVQRIYAGTNEIMKEIVARSF; from the coding sequence ATGATTCCACGTACGCTCTTCGACGCAGATCTTGAAGGCTTCCGCGATTCCGTCCGCAAGTTTCTGGAGCAGGAGGCGGCGCCCTATCACGAGCAATGGGAAAAGGACGGCCAGGTCAGCCGCGAACTCTGGCAAAAGGCCGGGGAGCTCGGTTTCCTGTGCCCCACCATGCCGGAGGAGTACGGCGGCGTCGGTGCGGATTTCCGCTACAGTGCCGTGATTATGGAAGAGGTGTCACGGGCGGGTCTGTCGGGCATTGGTTGGGGCCTGCATTCGGACATCGTTGCGCCTTACATCCTGAACTACGGCTCGGAAGAGCAGAAACAGCATTACCTGCCCAAGCTGGTGTCCGGCGAAATGATCACCGCCATTGCCATGACGGAGCCCGGCGCCGGGTCCGATCTTCAGGGTGTGAAAACCACGGCAGTCAAAAACGGTGATCACTATGTCTTGAATGGTTCCAAGACGTTCATCACCAACGGGCAGCTGGCTGACCTGGTGATCGTGGTTGCCAAGACCGACCCGAAAGAGGGGGCCAAGGGCACTAGCTTGCTGCTGGTTGAGAGCGCCTGGGAGGGATTTGAAAAAGGCCAGAACCTGAACAAGGTCGGCATGAAAGCCCAGGATACCTCCGAGCTGTTCTTCCAGGACGTGAAGGTGCCGGTTACCCACCTGTTGGGCTCCATGGAAGGGCAGGGCTTCTTCCAGCTTATGCAGGAACTGCCGGCTGAGCGCCTGCAGGTCGCTCTGTCAGCGGTCGCGGCCGCGGAAGCGGCGTGGCAGTGGACGCTGGATTACGTGAAAGAGCGCAAGGCATTCGGTAAGCCGGTCATCAAGTTCCAGAACACCCGGTTCAAGATGGCGGAAATGAAGGCGGAGATTACCGCGGCCCGCGTCTTTACCGACCGCTGCCTGGAACTTCACCTCGACAAGAAACTGGACATCCCGACGGCGGCCATGCTCAAGCAGCTCACCACCGATCTTCAGTGCAAGGTCATGGATGAGTGTGTTCAGCTCCACGGTGGCTATGGTTACATGTGGGAGTACCCGATCGCCCGTGCCTGGGCGGATTCCCGCGTGCAGCGCATCTATGCCGGCACCAATGAGATCATGAAGGAAATCGTCGCCCGCTCATTCTGA
- the rnr gene encoding ribonuclease R, protein MVSRKKTDRDPHANREAQKYENPIQSREFILGHLKERGAPATHETLCGELGQTSPEGIEALRRRLIAMCRDGQLICNRRGAYLPIEEADLVTGRVIGHKDGFGFLVPDDGGSDLFLTARQMRQVFHGDRVAARVDRVDDRGRREGVIVEVLEYRTSQTVGRFFQESGISFVVPENARINHEVLIPQEHAGGARHGQYVVVDIIRQPSVRTQPLGKVVEVLGEHMAPGMEIDVAIRSYDIPHSWPPSVGEQVAKIPEEVTEKDKENRVDIRNLRLVTIDDETARDFDDAVYCEPRPRGGYRLIVAIADVSHYVRPGTPLDEEAVNRSTSVYFPDHVVPMLPEKLSNGLCSLNPGVDRLCMVADMTISAAGNISGYSFYQAVMYSHARLTYNKVSDMLEHPDSESGYRLSEQYAHVLPQLHNLYGLYQLLREARTERGAIDFETTETKVVFDANRKIEEIVPVTRNDAHKIIEECMLCANVATARFLKKHKIPALYRVHDGPSEERLNAVRLFLGELGLQLGGGDNPTSADYQALLSEIAERSDANVIQMVMLRSLSQAVYSPEEGGHFGLGFAGYAHFTSPIRRYPDLIAHRAVKSVIHGDNASKDVVKPPKSDPALAEYPYDFPQMERLGEHTSMAERRADDATRDVMAWLKCEYLRDHVGEEYDGVIAAVVPFGFFVELSGVYIEGLVHVSTLSGDYFHHDAAKHRLIGEHTAMSFRLGDEVRVKVVRVGMEDRKIDLELISDPVHRQADRDALAVPKSDERGKGKGKRTGGKGKAGAREKSGPKGRAPADGELKRPRKKSGGKAPAKPATPAKASGADNEPPSARDELVAQAAKLALEKGKKSGQGDKKRKPRK, encoded by the coding sequence ATGGTTTCCAGGAAGAAAACTGACCGGGACCCGCACGCCAACCGTGAGGCCCAGAAATACGAGAATCCCATTCAGAGCCGGGAATTCATTCTCGGTCATTTGAAGGAGAGAGGTGCACCGGCAACCCACGAGACACTGTGTGGCGAGCTGGGGCAAACGTCGCCAGAGGGTATTGAGGCCCTGCGGCGTCGCCTGATTGCCATGTGCCGGGACGGGCAGCTTATCTGTAACCGTCGCGGCGCCTACCTCCCGATCGAAGAGGCAGATCTGGTCACCGGCCGTGTCATCGGACACAAGGACGGCTTCGGCTTCCTGGTGCCGGATGATGGTGGCTCTGACCTGTTCCTGACCGCCCGCCAGATGCGCCAGGTGTTCCATGGCGACCGGGTGGCGGCCCGTGTTGACCGGGTCGATGACCGGGGGCGTCGGGAAGGGGTGATTGTCGAGGTGCTTGAGTACCGGACCAGTCAGACCGTTGGGCGCTTTTTCCAGGAAAGCGGCATCAGTTTCGTGGTGCCGGAGAATGCCCGCATCAACCACGAGGTTCTGATCCCCCAGGAGCATGCCGGGGGAGCCCGTCACGGGCAATACGTGGTGGTGGACATCATCCGTCAGCCAAGTGTTCGTACCCAGCCCCTGGGGAAAGTGGTCGAGGTGTTGGGTGAGCACATGGCGCCCGGCATGGAAATCGATGTCGCCATTCGGTCATACGATATCCCCCACAGTTGGCCGCCGTCAGTGGGCGAGCAGGTGGCAAAGATTCCGGAAGAAGTCACCGAAAAAGACAAGGAAAATCGGGTTGATATCCGCAATCTCCGGTTGGTGACCATTGACGATGAAACCGCTCGGGATTTCGATGACGCGGTCTACTGTGAGCCCCGGCCGCGGGGCGGATACCGCCTGATCGTCGCAATAGCCGACGTTTCCCACTACGTCCGTCCCGGTACGCCACTCGATGAAGAGGCAGTGAATCGCAGTACCTCGGTGTACTTCCCGGATCACGTGGTTCCGATGCTGCCAGAGAAGCTCTCGAATGGCCTCTGCTCGCTGAACCCGGGCGTCGATCGCCTGTGTATGGTGGCCGACATGACCATCAGTGCTGCGGGCAACATCAGTGGCTACAGCTTTTACCAGGCAGTGATGTACAGCCATGCGCGCCTTACCTACAACAAGGTAAGCGACATGCTGGAGCACCCCGATTCCGAGTCGGGCTATCGTCTGTCGGAGCAGTACGCCCACGTCCTTCCGCAGCTGCACAATCTGTACGGGCTGTATCAGCTGCTGCGCGAGGCGCGGACCGAACGCGGTGCGATCGATTTCGAAACCACGGAAACCAAGGTCGTCTTCGATGCCAACCGGAAAATCGAAGAGATTGTGCCGGTTACCCGTAACGACGCTCACAAGATCATTGAGGAATGCATGTTGTGTGCGAACGTCGCCACAGCCCGATTCCTCAAGAAACATAAGATTCCTGCGCTTTACCGGGTCCACGATGGGCCCTCCGAAGAGCGCCTGAATGCGGTCAGACTGTTCCTCGGCGAGCTGGGGCTGCAGCTGGGTGGCGGAGATAATCCCACGTCCGCCGATTATCAGGCGTTGCTCTCCGAGATTGCCGAACGGTCGGACGCGAATGTCATTCAAATGGTCATGCTGCGCTCCCTCAGTCAGGCGGTATACAGTCCTGAGGAAGGGGGTCACTTCGGTCTTGGCTTTGCGGGCTACGCGCATTTCACCTCGCCAATCCGGCGTTACCCGGATTTGATCGCCCACCGGGCGGTGAAGTCCGTTATTCACGGCGATAACGCGTCAAAAGACGTGGTCAAACCGCCGAAATCGGACCCGGCGCTGGCCGAATACCCCTACGATTTTCCTCAGATGGAACGTCTGGGGGAGCATACTTCGATGGCCGAGCGCAGGGCGGATGATGCCACCCGGGACGTCATGGCCTGGCTCAAGTGCGAGTACCTCCGCGACCACGTCGGGGAGGAATACGACGGCGTCATTGCCGCTGTGGTGCCTTTCGGGTTCTTCGTGGAGCTGTCCGGTGTCTACATCGAGGGTCTGGTCCATGTGTCGACGCTGAGCGGGGATTACTTCCACCACGACGCCGCCAAGCATCGACTGATCGGGGAGCACACCGCGATGAGCTTCAGGCTTGGCGATGAGGTCCGGGTCAAGGTTGTTCGGGTCGGCATGGAGGATCGCAAGATTGACCTGGAACTGATCAGCGATCCAGTGCACCGTCAGGCGGATCGTGACGCTCTGGCCGTTCCCAAGTCTGATGAGCGTGGCAAGGGGAAGGGCAAGCGTACCGGTGGAAAAGGCAAGGCGGGAGCCCGGGAAAAATCGGGTCCCAAGGGGCGTGCGCCGGCTGACGGTGAGCTGAAGCGTCCACGCAAAAAATCCGGTGGCAAGGCGCCCGCCAAACCCGCGACGCCCGCAAAGGCTTCCGGTGCCGATAATGAGCCGCCATCGGCCAGGGATGAGCTGGTTGCCCAGGCTGCCAAGCTCGCATTAGAGAAAGGCAAGAAGTCCGGTCAGGGCGATAAAAAACGGAAACCCCGCAAGTAA
- the rlmB gene encoding 23S rRNA (guanosine(2251)-2'-O)-methyltransferase RlmB codes for MSGEFVFGWHAVEAVLKREPERLQQVWIQTGRQDKRVKSVTDALDALGVRWKVVHRRELDERVSGVHQGVVAAVSESREWTEDDLLAQLAGSDKPPFLLVLDGVTDPHNLGACMRTADAVGVQAVIVPKDKSASLTPVARKVACGAAETVPFVRVTNLARFLRTLKELGIWLIGTAGEADATLFQADFKGPVALVMGAEGKGMRRLTREHCDQLINIPMLGHVDSLNVSVATGVCLYEALRQRLG; via the coding sequence GTGTCCGGAGAGTTTGTATTTGGTTGGCATGCGGTTGAGGCGGTTCTCAAGCGTGAGCCCGAGAGATTGCAGCAGGTCTGGATCCAGACCGGTCGTCAGGATAAGCGGGTAAAAAGCGTCACCGACGCCCTTGATGCCCTTGGTGTTCGCTGGAAGGTGGTGCATCGCAGGGAACTGGATGAACGGGTGTCCGGCGTCCATCAGGGCGTCGTGGCGGCGGTCAGTGAAAGTCGTGAATGGACGGAAGACGATCTGCTGGCCCAGCTCGCTGGCAGTGACAAGCCGCCGTTTCTGCTGGTGTTGGACGGCGTCACTGATCCTCATAACCTCGGAGCGTGCATGCGCACGGCGGATGCCGTAGGTGTCCAGGCGGTCATCGTTCCCAAGGACAAGTCCGCGTCACTGACGCCCGTGGCCCGCAAGGTGGCGTGTGGCGCTGCTGAGACCGTGCCCTTTGTTCGTGTGACCAATCTCGCCCGTTTCCTGCGCACCCTCAAGGAGTTGGGTATCTGGCTGATCGGAACCGCCGGTGAGGCCGATGCCACGCTCTTTCAGGCCGATTTCAAGGGGCCGGTGGCACTGGTCATGGGTGCCGAGGGGAAGGGGATGCGCCGTCTGACCCGGGAGCATTGCGACCAGCTCATCAATATTCCGATGCTGGGTCACGTGGACAGCCTCAACGTATCCGTGGCTACGGGTGTTTGCCTATACGAAGCCCTGCGCCAGCGCCTTGGTTAA
- the rpsF gene encoding 30S ribosomal protein S6 encodes MRHYEIVFMVHPDQSEQVPAMIERYTSVITEDGGQVHRLEDWGRRHLAYPINKIHKAHYVLMNVECSQAAMDELTHNFRFNDAIIRDLILRRDEAVSDLSPLKAAESREDRRSGGDDRPRRSAESDDRRKAETQDEEE; translated from the coding sequence ATGCGTCACTACGAAATCGTTTTCATGGTACACCCGGATCAGAGCGAGCAGGTGCCCGCGATGATCGAGCGTTATACCAGCGTCATCACTGAAGATGGCGGTCAGGTACATCGCCTTGAAGATTGGGGCCGTCGTCACCTGGCTTACCCGATCAACAAGATTCACAAGGCTCACTACGTGCTGATGAACGTTGAATGTTCACAAGCCGCAATGGACGAGCTGACTCACAACTTCCGGTTCAACGATGCCATCATCCGTGACCTGATTCTGCGTCGCGATGAAGCCGTTTCCGATCTGTCTCCGTTGAAAGCCGCCGAGTCCCGTGAGGACCGTCGTTCTGGTGGAGATGACCGTCCGCGCCGCTCAGCCGAATCCGACGACCGTCGCAAGGCTGAGACTCAGGACGAAGAAGAGTAA
- the rpsR gene encoding 30S ribosomal protein S18: protein MARFFRRRKFCRFTAEGVKEIDYKDLDTLKGYITETGKIVPSRITGTKARYQRQLATAIKRARYLALLPYSDSHDN from the coding sequence ATGGCTCGTTTTTTCAGACGTCGTAAGTTCTGCCGTTTCACGGCAGAAGGTGTTAAAGAGATCGATTACAAGGATCTGGACACCCTGAAAGGCTACATCACTGAAACCGGCAAAATCGTGCCCAGCCGCATCACCGGCACTAAAGCACGTTATCAGCGTCAGCTGGCTACCGCTATCAAGCGTGCCCGCTACCTGGCACTGCTGCCGTACTCGGACAGCCACGACAACTAA
- the rplI gene encoding 50S ribosomal protein L9: MEVILLEKVANLGSLGDKVKVKAGYGRNFLLPYGKAVPATEANLKAFEERRAELEKAAAEKLAAAQARAEALEGASFTISSKAGDEGKLFGSIGVRDIADAITTGGTEVEKSEVRLPEGPIRVTGEYDIELQLHSDVEVTVKLAVVAE; encoded by the coding sequence ATGGAAGTTATTCTGCTCGAGAAAGTAGCAAACCTTGGATCCCTGGGTGACAAGGTAAAGGTTAAGGCCGGTTACGGTCGTAATTTCCTGCTTCCGTATGGCAAGGCTGTACCTGCCACCGAAGCAAACCTGAAGGCGTTCGAAGAGCGTCGCGCAGAGCTTGAAAAAGCGGCTGCCGAGAAACTGGCTGCTGCCCAGGCCCGCGCCGAGGCTCTGGAAGGTGCGTCCTTCACCATCAGCTCCAAGGCTGGTGACGAAGGCAAGCTGTTCGGTTCTATCGGTGTTCGTGACATCGCAGACGCGATCACAACCGGTGGCACTGAAGTCGAGAAGAGCGAAGTTCGTCTGCCTGAAGGTCCGATCCGCGTGACCGGCGAGTACGACATCGAGCTGCAGCTGCACTCCGACGTTGAAGTAACTGTCAAGCTGGCGGTTGTTGCAGAGTAA
- the dnaB gene encoding replicative DNA helicase, with the protein MAKPNLKSANSDLETSRIKVPPHSVEAEQAVLGGLMLDNRRFDEISEIISAVDFYRQDHRLIFGAVERLASESEPLDVVTLAEFLERAGDIEDAGGLAYLAELAEKTPGAANIRAYADIVRERSILRQLVEVSGKISDSAFNPQGRNSNEILDEAERNVFQIAESRVKEGSGPQAINPILTKTLSRIEELFESGEQTTGLTTGFRDLDDRTSGMQPADLIIVAGRPSMGKTTFAMNIVENALISTGTPVLVFSMEMPADALAMRMLSSLGRIDQTKVRGGKLEEDDWPRLTSAVSLLKDKPLYIDDTPGLSPTEMRSRARRIARENDGKIGLIMVDYLQLMRVPGNTEGRTAEISEISRSLKGIAKELSCPVVALSQLNRSLEQRPNKRPVNSDLRESGAIEQDADVIMFVYRDEVYNEDTPDKGIAEIIIGKQRNGPIGTIRLAFIGKYTKFEDLAHGDYGDYGGDY; encoded by the coding sequence ATGGCCAAGCCCAACCTGAAATCCGCCAACTCTGATCTAGAAACCAGTCGCATCAAGGTCCCCCCGCATTCCGTCGAGGCGGAGCAGGCGGTACTCGGTGGCCTGATGCTGGACAATCGCCGGTTTGACGAGATTTCAGAGATCATTTCCGCTGTCGATTTCTACCGGCAGGATCACCGTCTCATTTTCGGCGCTGTCGAGCGACTGGCCAGTGAAAGTGAGCCTCTGGACGTCGTCACCCTGGCGGAATTTCTCGAACGCGCCGGCGACATCGAAGATGCCGGCGGACTGGCCTACCTTGCCGAGCTGGCCGAGAAAACGCCCGGTGCGGCGAACATCCGGGCCTATGCCGATATCGTTCGTGAGCGTTCGATCCTGCGCCAGTTGGTGGAAGTATCCGGCAAGATTTCCGATTCTGCGTTCAATCCCCAGGGACGAAACAGTAACGAGATCCTTGATGAGGCCGAACGCAACGTCTTCCAGATTGCCGAATCCCGAGTCAAGGAAGGTTCCGGTCCCCAGGCCATCAATCCGATCCTGACCAAGACCCTGAGCCGCATTGAGGAGCTCTTCGAGTCGGGCGAGCAGACCACGGGCCTGACCACCGGATTCCGGGACCTGGACGACCGGACATCCGGGATGCAGCCCGCCGACCTGATCATTGTGGCGGGCCGGCCTTCCATGGGTAAGACCACCTTCGCGATGAACATCGTCGAGAATGCCCTGATCAGCACGGGCACGCCGGTCCTGGTGTTCAGTATGGAAATGCCGGCAGACGCCCTGGCCATGCGGATGCTGTCCTCCCTGGGCCGCATCGACCAGACCAAGGTCCGGGGCGGCAAACTCGAGGAAGACGACTGGCCGCGCCTGACCTCGGCCGTCAGTCTGCTCAAGGACAAGCCCCTGTACATTGACGACACCCCGGGCCTCAGCCCCACGGAAATGCGCTCAAGGGCCCGGCGCATCGCCCGGGAGAACGACGGCAAGATTGGCCTGATCATGGTCGATTACCTTCAGTTGATGCGCGTGCCCGGCAACACGGAGGGCCGGACCGCGGAGATCTCCGAGATCTCCCGCTCCCTGAAGGGGATCGCCAAGGAATTGAGCTGTCCGGTGGTGGCCCTGTCGCAGCTGAACCGGAGTCTCGAGCAACGGCCCAACAAGCGGCCGGTGAACTCGGACCTGCGGGAATCCGGTGCGATCGAGCAGGACGCCGACGTCATTATGTTCGTCTACCGCGACGAGGTTTACAACGAGGACACGCCGGACAAGGGCATTGCCGAAATCATCATTGGCAAGCAGCGGAACGGGCCTATTGGTACGATCCGGCTGGCCTTTATCGGCAAATACACCAAGTTTGAAGATCTGGCGCACGGGGATTACGGCGATTACGGTGGTGATTACTGA
- the alr gene encoding alanine racemase, producing MPRSTVARIDLEALRQNFRLASERAGTAQAMAVVKADGYGHGIVPVAKALAADAQKYAVACLEEAFAIRDAGLRQPVVMLQGVHAEGDLELCVRRGFEPVLHSHQQIDWLAQSEARPTFWIKINTGMNRLGFLPAEVEDVMTRLDSMGARSGVLGFITHFACADDLDSPMTAEQTARFEEATVPWPELMRSVANSAAHFVPGQAMYDWSRPGIMLYGGSPLVGKTGPELGLKPVMSLEAPLISIRTVRAGETVGYGAGFLVDRDIRMGMVAVGYGDGYPRHAGTDTPAAVNGQRIRLIGRVSMDMLAVDLTNAPDAKEGDPVELWGQTVGVDEVATCAGTISYELLTGITARVPREYR from the coding sequence ATGCCCCGAAGCACTGTTGCCCGAATTGATCTGGAGGCGTTGCGCCAAAACTTTCGGCTGGCTTCTGAGCGAGCCGGCACGGCACAGGCCATGGCGGTGGTCAAAGCCGACGGTTACGGTCATGGCATCGTTCCGGTGGCGAAGGCGCTGGCGGCGGATGCCCAGAAGTATGCGGTGGCTTGTCTGGAAGAGGCGTTTGCCATCCGAGACGCCGGTCTGCGACAGCCCGTGGTGATGCTGCAGGGCGTGCATGCTGAGGGTGATCTTGAGCTGTGCGTGCGACGAGGTTTCGAGCCGGTTCTGCACAGTCATCAACAAATTGACTGGTTGGCGCAGAGTGAGGCGCGGCCAACGTTCTGGATCAAGATTAACACCGGGATGAACCGTCTTGGATTTCTTCCGGCGGAAGTGGAAGACGTCATGACGCGGCTGGATTCGATGGGTGCCCGCTCGGGCGTGCTGGGTTTTATCACCCACTTTGCCTGCGCGGATGACCTCGACAGCCCCATGACGGCCGAACAGACGGCCCGGTTTGAGGAAGCGACGGTGCCCTGGCCCGAGCTGATGCGGAGCGTTGCCAATTCTGCAGCCCACTTTGTTCCTGGTCAGGCGATGTATGACTGGAGCCGCCCCGGCATCATGCTGTATGGCGGTTCGCCATTGGTAGGCAAGACTGGCCCCGAGCTGGGACTGAAGCCCGTAATGTCGCTTGAAGCACCTCTGATCAGCATCCGAACGGTGCGGGCAGGAGAAACGGTGGGCTATGGCGCCGGTTTCCTGGTGGATCGGGACATCCGCATGGGTATGGTGGCCGTCGGCTACGGTGACGGTTATCCTCGTCACGCCGGAACCGACACGCCCGCCGCCGTGAACGGTCAGCGTATCCGCCTGATTGGTCGCGTCTCGATGGACATGCTTGCGGTTGATCTGACGAACGCGCCCGATGCGAAGGAAGGGGATCCGGTCGAACTGTGGGGGCAAACGGTGGGTGTTGACGAGGTGGCGACGTGCGCGGGAACCATCTCCTATGAGCTGCTTACCGGCATCACGGCCCGGGTGCCCAGGGAATACCGGTAA